In a genomic window of Prochlorococcus marinus subsp. marinus str. CCMP1375:
- a CDS encoding CocE/NonD family hydrolase has protein sequence MNQAISYKDQSLSLIDGIKLRSRLWMPKDDGPWPALLMRQPYGRKIASTVTYAHPSWWASHGYLVIVQDVRGQGASEGEFIGFDQESSDTTQTHQWVRSLPECNGLLGTYGFSYQGLTQLLGEEGSQPPDCLAPAMTGTYEDEHWSCEGGAYWWHIGLSWGLQLAAQKQKRLKELKGWEEIRKSLQTGSYLCNGPELLKKYDPNGMAYKWLAQSESKTNQWKIHKPLTTWTKQPMLLIAGWWDPHLKGILDIYQKSISNGGQPEIHIGPASHLEWWKGTNQIQLDFFNFHLKDKKSKVKKTPSKKLWNLTIHSWETPGKTKSSIKQNTWFLSSEGLACGDTDEGLLRSHPPGKGYIDLVHDPWRPVPAIGGHLSPTPGEANRKKIDERGDVATFTSTPFKEDAILEGIPKLCIHATSDQKGFDLFIALSIILKNQSNVQQLSTGVLRIRDNDPHIFLKREVTLQPFLATFHKGSQLRISVSGASWPAIAVNPGTDKYPCVGPSPNCLITTIAMDLNQSRLQIQPLFTNIDSQEYL, from the coding sequence GTGAATCAAGCTATTTCATATAAAGATCAAAGCCTAAGTCTTATTGACGGGATAAAACTTCGCTCAAGATTATGGATGCCAAAAGATGATGGACCTTGGCCAGCACTTTTAATGAGACAACCTTATGGTCGAAAAATAGCTTCTACAGTTACATACGCCCATCCTTCTTGGTGGGCAAGTCATGGATATTTAGTAATCGTTCAAGATGTTCGAGGGCAAGGAGCATCTGAGGGAGAATTTATTGGATTTGATCAAGAATCATCCGATACTACTCAAACTCATCAATGGGTTAGATCCTTACCAGAATGCAATGGTCTTTTAGGAACCTATGGTTTTTCATATCAAGGCCTGACTCAGCTACTAGGCGAGGAAGGAAGTCAGCCACCTGATTGCCTTGCCCCTGCAATGACTGGTACTTACGAGGATGAGCATTGGAGCTGCGAAGGAGGAGCTTATTGGTGGCACATAGGACTGTCTTGGGGACTTCAATTAGCTGCACAAAAACAAAAGAGATTGAAAGAATTAAAGGGATGGGAAGAAATACGTAAAAGTCTTCAAACAGGAAGCTATCTATGTAATGGTCCTGAGCTTCTTAAGAAATATGATCCCAACGGCATGGCCTACAAATGGCTAGCACAGTCTGAAAGTAAAACTAATCAATGGAAAATTCATAAACCATTAACAACATGGACAAAACAGCCCATGCTTCTAATAGCCGGTTGGTGGGATCCACATCTAAAAGGTATTTTGGACATTTACCAAAAATCAATTAGCAATGGAGGCCAACCTGAAATACATATTGGTCCAGCTTCTCATCTTGAATGGTGGAAAGGAACAAATCAAATTCAACTTGATTTTTTCAATTTTCATCTAAAAGATAAAAAGTCAAAAGTTAAAAAAACACCTTCCAAAAAACTTTGGAATCTTACAATTCACTCTTGGGAAACCCCTGGGAAGACAAAAAGCTCAATCAAGCAAAATACGTGGTTTTTATCTAGCGAAGGCTTAGCTTGTGGAGATACTGATGAAGGACTTTTAAGATCTCATCCCCCAGGGAAGGGGTACATAGACCTTGTACATGATCCATGGCGACCAGTTCCTGCAATTGGTGGGCATCTAAGTCCTACCCCTGGAGAAGCAAATAGAAAGAAGATCGATGAAAGAGGAGATGTGGCGACTTTTACAAGCACTCCCTTTAAAGAAGATGCAATATTGGAAGGAATTCCAAAATTATGTATTCATGCAACATCAGATCAAAAAGGCTTTGATCTCTTCATTGCTTTATCGATAATTTTAAAAAATCAATCAAACGTTCAACAACTTTCAACAGGTGTACTAAGAATTAGGGATAACGACCCTCACATTTTTCTTAAAAGGGAAGTAACTCTTCAACCATTTCTTGCTACTTTCCATAAAGGATCTCAACTGCGTATATCCGTTTCAGGTGCCTCATGGCCAGCTATTGCTGTTAATCCAGGCACAGATAAATATCCATGTGTTGGTCCAAGTCCAAATTGTTTAATCACAACAATTGCTATGGACCTCAACCAATCAAGACTTCAAATCCAACCTCTTTTTACTAACATAGATTCCCAAGAATACCTTTAA
- the glgB gene encoding 1,4-alpha-glucan branching protein GlgB: MSTSINIDWLANEGQKLAECRHDNPLGVLGPQQIENKWALRVWMPEADAVNLLLKDGKKKLTNPNHPWIFETSLEENPGSSYQISVERAGISHTQNDPWAFRHEWMGEIDRHLFAEGNHHHIWRRMGAHQTKLDLVEGVMFCLWAPNARSVSVIGDMNSWDGRHHPMQKRLGGIWELFIPHIKKGDLYKYEIRSQEGHCYEKADPYGFQHEVRPAQSSIVSTLDSYKWKDQKWMTQRDKTDQLNKPISVYEMHLGSWMHSSNKTPYIEKDGSTREPVPAADLKPETRFLTYPELTEKLIPYVKARGFTHIELMPISEHPFDGSWGYQVTGWYAPTSRYGTPDEFRAFVDTCHSEGIGVILDWVPGHFPKDEHGLAFFDGKHLYEHADPRIGEHKEWGTLIFNYSRNEVRNFLVANLVYWFEQFHIDGIRVDAVASMLYKDYLRPEGEWIPNEDGGNENFEAVNFLQQANHVLFQHFPGALSIAEESTTWSGVTKPTDMGGLGFNLKWNMGWMHDMLDYFEIDPWFRQFHQNNVTFSICYNYTENFMLSLSHDEVVHGKSHLLHKMPGDDWKKYANTRALLAYMWTHPGKKTLFMGMEFGQRQEWNVWDDLQWELLEHDPHKGIQLLIDDLNCLYKSQPALWKDDFNEYGFQWIDCKDNTNSVISFMRRESSTGEWLVVVANFTPETHANYKVGVPVSGYYAEIFNTDAKKYGGSNTGNLGGKYSTEWNIHEYENALELSLPPLSVLILKYRKNKK, translated from the coding sequence ATGTCTACCAGCATTAATATTGACTGGCTGGCAAATGAAGGGCAAAAGCTTGCAGAATGTAGACATGACAATCCTTTAGGGGTACTAGGTCCACAACAAATTGAAAATAAATGGGCATTAAGAGTGTGGATGCCAGAAGCTGATGCAGTCAATCTTCTTTTAAAAGATGGAAAAAAGAAATTAACAAATCCAAATCATCCCTGGATTTTTGAAACATCACTAGAAGAAAATCCAGGGTCTAGTTACCAGATAAGTGTTGAAAGGGCTGGCATATCACATACCCAGAATGATCCTTGGGCATTTCGACACGAATGGATGGGGGAAATAGATAGACACCTTTTTGCAGAAGGAAATCATCACCATATATGGCGACGCATGGGTGCTCATCAAACAAAGCTTGATTTAGTTGAAGGAGTAATGTTCTGCCTCTGGGCTCCTAATGCCAGAAGTGTTTCAGTAATTGGGGACATGAATTCATGGGATGGAAGACATCATCCCATGCAAAAACGACTTGGTGGAATTTGGGAACTTTTTATTCCACATATAAAAAAAGGAGACCTTTACAAATACGAAATTAGATCTCAAGAAGGTCATTGTTATGAGAAAGCAGACCCTTATGGATTTCAACATGAAGTGAGGCCAGCCCAAAGTTCTATAGTTTCGACTCTTGATTCATATAAATGGAAAGATCAAAAATGGATGACTCAGAGAGATAAAACCGATCAACTGAATAAACCTATTTCTGTATATGAAATGCATTTAGGAAGCTGGATGCATTCCTCTAACAAAACCCCTTATATAGAAAAAGATGGATCTACTAGAGAACCTGTCCCTGCTGCAGACTTAAAACCAGAAACAAGGTTCCTTACATATCCTGAATTAACTGAAAAACTTATTCCTTACGTAAAAGCTAGAGGCTTTACTCATATTGAATTAATGCCTATATCTGAACATCCTTTCGATGGATCATGGGGATATCAAGTTACAGGATGGTATGCCCCTACAAGCAGATACGGTACCCCAGATGAATTTCGAGCTTTTGTTGATACCTGTCATTCAGAAGGAATAGGCGTAATTCTTGATTGGGTGCCAGGGCATTTCCCTAAGGATGAACACGGTCTTGCTTTTTTTGATGGGAAGCACCTATATGAGCATGCAGATCCTCGAATAGGTGAACACAAAGAATGGGGTACCTTGATCTTCAATTACAGCAGAAATGAAGTTCGCAATTTTCTAGTAGCTAATCTCGTTTATTGGTTCGAGCAATTTCATATAGATGGCATTAGAGTTGATGCTGTTGCTTCGATGCTTTATAAAGATTATTTGCGCCCAGAAGGTGAATGGATACCAAACGAAGACGGTGGTAATGAAAATTTTGAAGCGGTTAATTTTCTTCAACAAGCCAATCATGTGCTATTTCAACATTTTCCAGGGGCACTTTCCATAGCGGAGGAATCAACTACATGGTCAGGAGTCACAAAACCAACTGATATGGGAGGACTTGGCTTCAATCTAAAATGGAATATGGGCTGGATGCACGATATGCTCGATTATTTTGAAATAGATCCTTGGTTTAGACAATTTCATCAGAACAATGTAACTTTTTCTATTTGTTATAACTACACAGAAAACTTCATGCTTTCTCTTAGTCATGACGAGGTAGTCCATGGCAAGAGTCATCTTCTTCATAAGATGCCAGGTGACGACTGGAAAAAATACGCTAACACTAGGGCTTTACTTGCATATATGTGGACACATCCTGGTAAAAAAACATTATTTATGGGGATGGAGTTTGGACAGAGGCAAGAATGGAATGTTTGGGATGATCTCCAATGGGAACTGTTAGAACATGATCCTCACAAGGGTATTCAATTACTTATTGACGACCTCAATTGCCTATATAAGTCACAGCCCGCATTATGGAAAGATGATTTTAATGAGTATGGATTTCAATGGATTGATTGTAAAGACAATACAAACTCTGTAATTAGTTTTATGAGGAGAGAAAGCTCAACAGGTGAATGGCTTGTTGTTGTAGCAAACTTTACTCCAGAGACACATGCAAATTATAAAGTCGGTGTTCCAGTATCTGGATATTACGCAGAAATATTCAACACAGATGCTAAGAAATATGGGGGGTCAAATACTGGTAATTTAGGTGGGAAGTATTCGACAGAATGGAATATTCATGAATATGAAAATGCGCTTGAACTTTCTCTTCCTCCTCTAAGTGTCCTTATTCTAAAATATCGCAAAAACAAAAAATAA
- the hemE gene encoding uroporphyrinogen decarboxylase, producing MTDSLPLLLRAARGESVNRPPVWMMRQAGRYMKVYRELRDNHPSFRERSENPDLSYEISMQPFREFKPDGVILFSDILTPLPGMGIDFDIVESKGPLINDPIRTLEQVKTLRPLEPQVSLPFVGEVLGRLRESVKNEAAVLGFVGAPWTLAAYVVEGKSSKNYSVIKAMAFQQPDLLHKLLNHFAESIANYLKYQIESGAQVVQMFDSWAGQLSPIDYDNYAAPYQKKVVDLVKQSHPDTPMILYISGSAGVIERMAKTGVDIVSLDWTVDMAEGCARLPNNIGIQGNVDPGILFGTPKMIQERIIDTVKKAKGRKHILNLGHGILPGTPEENAKVFFETGKNINNLISNI from the coding sequence ATGACCGACTCACTTCCATTGTTGCTCCGTGCTGCTCGCGGTGAATCTGTAAATAGACCTCCAGTTTGGATGATGCGTCAAGCAGGAAGGTATATGAAGGTATATAGAGAATTAAGAGATAACCATCCTAGTTTTCGAGAAAGATCTGAGAACCCAGATCTTTCATATGAAATATCAATGCAGCCTTTTAGAGAGTTTAAACCAGATGGAGTAATTCTTTTTTCAGATATTTTGACACCTCTCCCAGGGATGGGAATTGATTTCGACATTGTTGAAAGCAAAGGTCCTTTGATCAACGACCCAATTCGCACCCTAGAGCAAGTAAAGACACTTAGGCCTCTTGAACCTCAAGTTAGTCTTCCCTTTGTAGGAGAAGTATTAGGAAGGTTAAGAGAAAGTGTTAAAAATGAAGCAGCAGTCTTAGGTTTTGTAGGGGCGCCTTGGACCCTAGCTGCATATGTAGTAGAGGGTAAAAGTAGTAAAAACTATTCAGTTATAAAAGCAATGGCATTTCAGCAGCCAGATTTACTTCATAAGCTTCTAAATCATTTCGCAGAATCAATTGCTAATTACTTAAAATATCAAATAGAATCTGGAGCTCAAGTTGTTCAAATGTTTGATTCATGGGCTGGACAATTAAGTCCCATAGACTATGACAACTATGCTGCTCCATATCAAAAAAAGGTTGTAGACCTTGTAAAACAATCACATCCAGATACTCCAATGATTCTTTACATTTCTGGCAGTGCAGGTGTTATTGAAAGAATGGCTAAAACTGGTGTAGATATAGTCTCACTAGACTGGACTGTAGATATGGCCGAAGGGTGTGCAAGACTGCCGAACAATATTGGGATTCAAGGCAACGTTGATCCTGGAATACTTTTTGGCACACCTAAAATGATACAAGAAAGAATCATTGACACCGTCAAAAAAGCAAAAGGCAGAAAACATATCCTTAATCTTGGACATGGAATACTTCCTGGCACTCCAGAAGAGAACGCAAAGGTTTTCTTTGAGACTGGAAAAAACATTAACAATCTTATTTCTAACATTTGA
- a CDS encoding NAD-dependent epimerase/dehydratase family protein → MKEARILITGASGCVGQYTCNWLLKNTEAKLLLWIRDPKKLSSINHDDQRVKLLVGDIRNPEVFSNEIANATHVIHTATAWGGVERATQVNVIAVKKLLSLLKPNTLQRFIYFSTASILDKDLNPLPEALRYGTEYIQTKAKCLQDLENHPLSNKIIAVFPTLVFGGQFDSSGMFPSSYLTQGLKEATKWLWLARWFKGLSKFHFIHAEDIAFVCGQLLISELKPRSSKAVNKIPKFVLGQPSLSIDQAINALLKWKTMNRYISLPLWGWIIECLVTILPIKITQWDRFSIKQRHFVHDPITNPKDFGGTSYAQSINEILLYSGLPKGKKSYKQVIYPKK, encoded by the coding sequence TTGAAAGAAGCTCGCATACTTATTACTGGAGCAAGTGGTTGTGTCGGCCAATACACCTGTAATTGGCTTTTAAAAAACACTGAAGCCAAGTTACTTTTGTGGATTAGAGATCCCAAAAAACTATCATCAATAAATCATGATGATCAAAGAGTAAAATTGTTAGTTGGTGATATAAGAAATCCTGAAGTCTTCTCTAATGAAATAGCTAATGCTACGCATGTTATTCATACTGCTACTGCATGGGGTGGAGTTGAAAGAGCAACTCAAGTAAATGTTATTGCTGTTAAAAAACTCCTATCATTATTAAAGCCAAATACTCTTCAACGATTCATATACTTTTCTACCGCAAGCATTCTCGACAAAGATCTTAATCCACTACCAGAAGCATTGAGATATGGAACTGAATACATACAAACAAAAGCAAAATGTCTACAAGATCTTGAGAATCATCCGTTGTCAAACAAAATAATCGCCGTTTTCCCAACACTTGTATTTGGCGGGCAATTTGATAGTTCAGGAATGTTTCCTTCAAGTTATTTAACTCAAGGGCTGAAAGAAGCAACTAAATGGCTATGGCTTGCAAGATGGTTTAAAGGTTTATCTAAGTTCCATTTCATACATGCAGAAGATATAGCTTTTGTATGCGGCCAATTACTAATAAGTGAGCTTAAGCCTCGTTCCTCTAAAGCTGTGAACAAAATTCCTAAATTTGTCCTTGGGCAACCCTCCCTATCAATAGATCAAGCTATTAATGCTTTATTAAAATGGAAAACCATGAATAGGTACATATCTTTGCCTTTATGGGGATGGATAATTGAGTGCTTAGTTACCATTCTCCCAATCAAAATTACTCAATGGGACCGATTCAGTATTAAGCAAAGACATTTTGTTCATGATCCAATAACAAACCCTAAAGACTTTGGTGGAACTAGCTATGCACAATCAA